In the Quercus lobata isolate SW786 chromosome 5, ValleyOak3.0 Primary Assembly, whole genome shotgun sequence genome, one interval contains:
- the LOC115989204 gene encoding uncharacterized protein LOC115989204, with amino-acid sequence MAMAHDRIQQVVLVLELIADVVGLGFLTSFVVQLIRLIRICIRIWSILTGRQPAFVGNGHQEDIPQYSVNFPSMAMADRIQQVVSDLELIAEVVGSLASFVDQLKRFIRIRIWSIWTARQPASVGNGYQDDIPLADANDEAEADADADVDAEADADATNRQ; translated from the exons ATGGCAATGGCTCATGATAG AATTCAGCAAGTTGTGCTGGTCCTAGAACTCATTGCTGACGTAGTTGGACTTGGGTTCCTTACCAGCTTTGTTGTTCAACTCATACGGTTAATACGCATATGCATAAGGATTTGGTCCATTTTGACTGGAAGACAACCTGCTTTTGTTGGCAATGGCCACCAGGAGGATATCCCACAATACTCTGTAAATTTTCCATCAATGGCAATGGCGGATAG AATTCAGCAAGTTGTGTCGGACCTAGAACTCATTGCTGAAGTAGTTGGGTCCCTTGCCAGCTTTGTTGATCAACTCAAACGGTTTATACGCATAAGGATTTGGTCCATTTGGACTGCAAGACAACCTGCTTCTGTTGGTAATGGCTACCAGGATGATATCCCACTTGCTGATGCTAATGATGAAGCTGAagctgatgctgatgctgatgttgaTGCTGAAGCTGATGCTGATGCTACCAATAGGCAATAG